The following nucleotide sequence is from Mytilus galloprovincialis chromosome 12, xbMytGall1.hap1.1, whole genome shotgun sequence.
AAATCAGAAACGCAATTGTTATAGTCGATTTCTAAGCATGCAcgtatatacaaaacaaaatgtaacaTTGAGGCTaaccaaatgttttttttttttcaaaatagttgacacaattttaatttattagaTTGGTGTTCAAAAGTAATTTGCCTTAACCTACATTTGTATATGAACTAAGTCTTACTTAATCATCCATCCCCAAATTCTAGGAAGTTTCCAATCGTCCAAACTAAATCTGTTGAAAAGATTCTTTCTAAAGTTTTCAGTTCCGTAAAAAATGACCATAGCTTGTAGCATCATTCCATTAATAACTAATGCAAATCCCCAAACAAAATCCTGGAATGAAATTTAAATCTAGATAACTTAATAACATAGAATGCTAACTctcctttttcaaaatgacaagCTTTTTAGAATTGTAATAAATTGGTAGTATATAAACAAAGGAACtaaaaaagtagaaacaaatgaagggtccgtgtgcttgacaattttttaaattgtCGTCTATGAAgagtttcatatttttcttttagcACCGTATTATTTAAActgacgtaacaccactactaatcGTGTATTAAAATAAGACACGTCTAGATACTAATATTTAATATAAACCCGCTATTAACTAATCATATTGAATCTCTTAAAAGTGTATACGAGGTAAAACAAATTGATGGACGTTGGTTTCTCTATTGGTACAGTTATAAAtgctatatattttataaaatatacctgatttgttaaaatatttatatccaATGCTGACATCATACCAACTAAAAAAGTGACCAGTACTGTGGCAGGTGTACCAAACTTTCTAGGAACTGAAAAAGACTACCTTTAAGTATGCACTCTGAGTTTTTCATTGAAAATACATATCATTCACAAAGACCatgatattaaacaaaagaaaggCCGTCCATAACGTTAATTAAAGTGACCCGCTATTTTACAATACgttcttgtcctgaacatgcatgagatatttgccactgaacgttaagcaaccaacaatgaATGAATCGATCAATATAATTGATTTAATTGGAATATTTTGTTTCACATAAAACTATTTGCTCTTTAAAAATATTAGAATGAGTTTTCTAGTTTTTCCTCCAATATAATAAGGTTATTGGACATcttaataaaatacatttaaagacATATGGTATAACTATATAGACGACGACGGAAAAGGGTGGGGTTAACAACTTGACTACACATGAAGATCTTGCACCTTGCACTGTCGGCTGCTTACAGTACCGACACCTCAATGACCAACATGCGCGGCAGTGAATAtcttacagaaaaataaataatagcgcAATGTGGAAAGCATATTGTTTACAGACAATATATATGCATTGGTAAAGACGTAACTAAGTTGAAAAACGTATGACTGGTCCATTTTTTACAGACAATATATATGCATTGGTAAAGACGTCACTGTGTTGAAGTGCGTATGTCTGGTCCATGCGTCCTTTAAGGCAATAATTAATGTACAAACTACTGAACTTAATATATTACCTCCAAAATCCTGTAGTGTATGGGTGACTAACTCCATATTTGATATGAGTGATGTTATCCCAGCGAATGACAGACAGGTAAAAAACAGAATGGACAAAACTCGACCAAAAGTGCCCAATGTAGAAAATAGTACAGGTATCCTAAACAAATGGGAAAATGTATTATTCGgcaatgaaaatgaaatgtgtAAATACAAAGCTTTGACACGAATCTTCCATCATGTGTTCATAAAAGTACAAATACAAGGCAGTTATAATATAATACTGTACTGTTGCCCTTGGCAAAACAAATCACAGTACTCGGAATACAAACTTTGGGTTTGCAACATGAACTTCAGGCTCATTATCAATGGTATTACGTTCTTATTGGTATCTTACAAGTATAATATCTTTAATGGCATACAATAAATTCATACTCTTTGtatatatgacaaaaaggaatTCACAAAAAATAAGTCAAATCCACCAAAGACCTATTTGTCTGTAGGGGTTAATTAACAAGAGATTCTTACATTTAAAATATTGGTGGCAAACTGATCtctgaaaacaattttaaaaatgattcaTCCATCTGACACATACCTACCAAATAAAAGTAAGTCCGGTACTAGCAGGACCACTGTCTTTAAGGATGGTCAGGTACTCGTCCTTAGCCAGAACACCACGGCTAACTATCAGTATAGAAAACACGGCAGCATATATCATCATTCCGCAAATCAAACTGAAAGAAACAACATGTATACTGTATGTTTTGGGGTTGCCGTTGCATCGACATACATGTACGTGTATGCAACACATCTTCTTAcacatagatacatgtataaatgaagAAAAGGAGATATAATTGCGATCAACTACAAACACATACCGAAAACCCGATATCATTCTCAAATTATGTGTTTTCACTAGTTTCATTTTTGACTTTTTGTCAGATATACGAAATCCCCTAGTTTTATCCACGTATTGCCAACATCACTCctacttttattttcataattttattacatatcgTTTAAAAAGCCTTATAGAATGGGACAGACATAAAATTTGTATGTTAATTTTTTCGtgtattttgctatcttctgtaAATAGTTTGGAAGAATTCAAACGAGATAAATAAAGATTAAACTACGAtatcaaactccgaaacagtggagAAGACGCATTACTAAACCTAAGTCAGCGTCTCGTAGCAGAGACAATGTTACCGCTGTTTCGTAGTTGGTCACCAAATCTTACCTGATAAGGTTATTTAACGAAGGAATAAAAATTCCATATTTGACAATAGCATTGTCCACACTCATAAACGATGAATAGGGAATAAAAATTCCCATACCTGCTCCAGTATCAAATGCATTTTGGCTGATTGCATCGACCCAAAGTCGGGGCTCCTTAAAGGATTCTGTAAAATAAGAAACGTTGTACAAACTATTCGTCTGAGTAGTACATAATATAATGTATATACCAAcgtaagcaaaaaaaaaactgacacaaAAAGAAATTAAAGCAGAACAATTCAAAAATAAGCACACAATTACCTTGATGAAATTTGAGTTCTAAATAATAAACATTACTGCGGAAACTTTACTTACagtaaatttctttaaataactaaAGACATACACCAATACTTGTCCTTCAGTTGATTTAGACATTTCAGTTTCACACTGAaaacacaattttacaaaaaaggaCGTAGATTTAAGAAACTAGTGGCCAATTTTGTTCAAAACATCAAAAATTAAAAGATTACTTACCCCAGTTTGGTGTGAAGAGGTACTTGATACCATAATCAGCATATTCTCTTGTTAGGGACCAGATGAACGTAAACAATAAGATTGCCAGTAGGATGGGTACCAGGAACAAATTgactttttcaattgttttaactcCCTTGATAACCGACAGTCCTGCTACCATCAACGCTATAGCATGAGTCAATAAGGGCCATTTACtttccttaaataaaaatgttcagtTTGAAATGGTACCATTCAAAATGTGTATTGTTATGATTATGTGCATCATTGCAATTAAACTACTTCTACTCCTATCTGTTTTATCTTTTTGACACGGATATCTCACATTTGTTGCAATCACAACCACCATCCCGTTAAAAACATTCTTTTTATAAATGACCATAGGATAACACTAATAATGCACTTTTTGTCACAAGATAAACAACGGATATCGCTTGTGAAGCAAAATATGTTGATCTTTTTAGACAACCTGCAACTGTAGCTGTGTGATGATGAGATAACATTCGGCAAACCTCGGCAGATCTAACATGCAGGAAAGCGGAATCACCCGATACTTGCCGATTTGGTGTGACccattttgctctatctttaaaGTAAAATTTCTTTCTAATATTGTAAAGACTATATAACTATGTTTTTCCATAGAGGACAACGATGATTTACGGAAGCCAATACACAAACAATGTAGAGTCAACTAGGCTTGCTATTGAAATAGATATCATTGTTTTCAACTATTCTATAATTTATACCTCGGCATAGTCCCTGAATATTGCACGACTATCTTCTACGTTGTCTGGAAGTTCATTGGCTATACAGTAAACAACATAGTAGAAACACCACCCTAACACTACTGAATAGTAACATCTATAGAAGAAAATAATACGAATATTAGTATAAAGGTTTGGATAGGGTTTAAGTAAGAGTGAATAATagacaaagttttgaaaaaaaatcggatcaaaatttaagaatttaagaaTAATTGGCAAATAATTAGAGAATTCAGAAAAGTGGACTGATAATTTAAAgatactaaaaatgaaaaattggaaaaaaaaagggAGGATCAATTTTTACCATTGTCCTtattttttgtttctatatatgttTAAACAGATGATTTTTAATAGCCGACTTTTTCGAATGTATGAAGTTTTCTTAATTCATTTTAAGAACGATTAACATGTAGTAAACATGTGAAAAGCAATATGTTCGTAACAAAACTACGGCGTACTCGTCTTGTTGTATATTAAAACTTACGATATGAAAAATGTAACCATTGAGATCCATGCTCCACACCAGGATCCTTTCTCCCCCAGGAATTGTTGGAATGAGCCAATGATAGCTTTCTTTGTGTACCGGCCTGTACCATACTCTATCAGTAACATGGGTATGGACCATAGTAACAGGAATAAAGACCATACAATCAAAAATACAAGGCCTCCTGCGATATGGATAAAATATTAATAGTAATATGCAACATTAATGTATTACTAAATAAATATAAAGTCATCTAATCAACCAGTAATAACAGACAgcagtaagggacgacatcaaaaaacgtatgaaggacaaaaaacttaattcaaatagtttgggagTGGGGGTTCAAAATTGCTACacgttttgtttaattgacatcgatcTAATATATGATATTattcttattggtcaatcaatttttcccaaatttaGTTAAGAAAGGGGTAGGGGGTCATTGAAAACACTATATGaactaagtttttttatcctacattgaacttttgatgtcgtccctaaaatAGAGCTGGTTTGGGAGTGTATGAGTGTCTGAATGCCAGCGGTAATTCATTTCTATGTTTATGATTTGTTTAGATTGATGGCATTTTtctatatttgttattcattttccCAATAATTCTCTATTTTAGCACCTCATAATCGagatccttattttttttatttttttggcacATTTCTcttcttttctttgtatttttgttgATCAATCTTTATTCTGTAAACCAAATCAACATCCTCGTGCATCTAATAATTTTTTCctttcatttttatgtatttcttataattcaaataaaatgcaGTGTACATGTAACATTGTTGTAAAATCATACAGTAGCCTCGGGGAAAAGGGGTGTCGTTGTAGAGTTTCAGTTCCTGACAGGTCAaaacgatttttttaaattgatatttgctgCTTCCCGAGTAGGACGCAAAATCTACCTGAATCCTAGTAATTTATTTGCTCTTTGAAAATCTGATCTAGAATACTCTTTGCAAATCTGATCTAGAATACTCTTTGCAAATCTGATCTAGAATAAGGCAGGGTTTATCCGTagggcatatacatatataaacacaTGAAATCTTACCCATTATACATGCaacatttgcaaaataaaaagTATCTTTTAAAGtcatctttatttgaaaaaaaaacaaacaacaattatCATACCTTTTGATTTGATATTAAAATCCAACaaagaaaaaatgtataaataagcATAAACTTCTAATTCAGGTTGATTTAAGCAAATTATCCCTTTTGTTCGCTAGGTTATAATACCTTTTTCGTCGCTATTATTTGCAACAATTCTCGGGAATCTCCATATGTTTCCTGTTCCGACAACACAACCCAGGCATGAAAATATCAAACCAATACGGGTCTTAAAATACTGTTGTTCTGAGttctaaaagaaaagaaaaacaacaagtacaaaacatataaatatatctttGTCATATGACATTAGGGaaat
It contains:
- the LOC143053897 gene encoding putative sodium-dependent transporter YocR, with product MTHYQTFSMELKPSENSEQQYFKTRIGLIFSCLGCVVGTGNIWRFPRIVANNSDEKGGLVFLIVWSLFLLLWSIPMLLIEYGTGRYTKKAIIGSFQQFLGEKGSWCGAWISMVTFFISCYYSVVLGWCFYYVVYCIANELPDNVEDSRAIFRDYAEESKWPLLTHAIALMVAGLSVIKGVKTIEKVNLFLVPILLAILLFTFIWSLTREYADYGIKYLFTPNWESFKEPRLWVDAISQNAFDTGAGMGIFIPYSSFMSVDNAIVKYGIFIPSLNNLISLICGMMIYAAVFSILIVSRGVLAKDEYLTILKDSGPASTGLTFIWIPVLFSTLGTFGRVLSILFFTCLSFAGITSLISNMELVTHTLQDFGVPRKFGTPATVLVTFLVGMMSALDINILTNQDFVWGFALVINGMMLQAMVIFYGTENFRKNLFNRFSLDDWKLPRIWGWMIKFVLPVEAVAIIAWWAIDLIDGETGDGEKWYEFGRETFVMTILQWGSLMLLVILVNCVVYFYRHKEPALDKRPILDDVDTVMTDTKTPEKQGLSGLTESYKSIRL